A section of the Deltaproteobacteria bacterium RBG_16_64_85 genome encodes:
- a CDS encoding DNA polymerase I, whose translation MTSLYLIDGHNVLYRTFYGVPRLSAPDGTPTNAILGVARILLKILKEDRPAAIAAAFDSREPTPRHALYPEYKATRLKVPEDLAAQIPLVMEVIDALGVPRIQVPGTEADDIIGTLSRMAEEKGMEVVIVSSDKDLYQLVSPSVRVRDGLKERTIGEAEVRETFGVGPAQVVDLLALSGDPSDNVPGVPGIGEKTAAELIREFGSLSELLAHADRLKGSRREKIEKNAEVARLCRVLVTIDRSVPLKENLEDLAPRPMQKARVSSLFRKLGFRKLLEDLALDVEPMLPLRSDAPPPRRKWKRVEKESDLFPGVAKEGVSGAAIVSGKEGFAAVSATGHGTFVFPVAGAPEALRRLGETCGRIFLFDGKLFFRSHGGTPRGSSLPIFDLQVAGYLLAPDEGTPTLPKLFARYLPAAVGAEEGETPEDKAAGDAEALLSLGILLDAKLSEAGLTQIFRDVDMPLLPVLYRMETAGIRIDAEIFRNLSVVLAEGVREIEQKVARIAGADFNINSPKQLAFLLFEKLGLPPVKRTKTGYSTDVEVLERLKSAHEIPALVLEYRTLAKIKSTYVDVLPGMVDPRDGRIHTTFHQTQAATGRLSSSDPNLQNIPIRTELGMRIREGFVAESGFLFVGADYSQVELRLLAHLSGDATLTRGFLKGEDIHTDTACGVFGVSPSEVTPELRRRAKVINFGILYGMSPFGLSRELGIGGREAKQYIDQYFIRYPGVRDYIERVKEEARKDGYVRTILGRRRYLRDINSRNKVLREAAERMAINAPIQGSAADIIKLAMIRIDREFRERKMGARLVLQVHDELITEAPDREAGETGRIVRDAMVGAASLSVPLTVSLSRGKNWGEIH comes from the coding sequence ATGACGTCCCTCTATCTGATCGACGGTCATAACGTCCTCTACCGCACGTTTTACGGAGTTCCGCGCCTTTCCGCGCCCGACGGCACCCCGACCAACGCGATCCTCGGGGTGGCGAGGATCCTGCTCAAGATCCTCAAGGAAGACCGCCCCGCCGCGATCGCCGCCGCATTCGACAGCCGGGAGCCCACGCCGCGCCACGCTCTCTATCCCGAGTACAAAGCGACCCGCCTGAAGGTCCCCGAGGACCTTGCCGCGCAGATCCCGCTGGTGATGGAAGTCATCGACGCGCTGGGGGTGCCCAGAATCCAGGTTCCGGGCACCGAGGCGGACGACATCATCGGAACGCTTTCCCGGATGGCCGAGGAGAAGGGGATGGAGGTCGTCATCGTCTCCTCCGACAAGGACCTCTACCAGCTGGTTTCCCCCAGCGTGCGGGTGCGGGACGGTTTGAAGGAGAGGACCATTGGGGAGGCCGAGGTCCGGGAAACCTTCGGTGTTGGGCCGGCGCAGGTGGTGGACCTGTTGGCGCTCTCCGGCGACCCCTCCGACAACGTCCCCGGTGTTCCCGGAATCGGAGAGAAGACGGCGGCGGAGCTGATCCGGGAGTTCGGCTCGCTTTCGGAGCTTCTCGCGCACGCCGACCGCCTGAAGGGGAGCCGCAGGGAGAAGATCGAAAAGAACGCCGAGGTCGCGAGGCTGTGTCGGGTGCTCGTGACGATCGACCGGAGCGTCCCCTTGAAGGAGAACCTCGAAGATCTCGCTCCCCGCCCGATGCAGAAGGCCCGCGTCTCCTCCCTGTTCCGGAAACTGGGTTTCCGGAAACTCCTCGAAGATCTGGCGCTGGACGTGGAGCCGATGCTCCCGCTTCGGAGTGACGCGCCCCCCCCGCGCCGGAAGTGGAAACGGGTCGAAAAGGAATCGGACCTTTTCCCCGGCGTCGCAAAGGAGGGGGTGTCCGGTGCGGCAATTGTCTCCGGCAAGGAGGGGTTCGCCGCGGTCTCCGCAACGGGGCACGGGACCTTTGTTTTCCCGGTCGCTGGTGCGCCCGAGGCTCTGCGGCGCCTCGGAGAGACCTGCGGCAGGATCTTTCTTTTCGATGGGAAGTTGTTCTTCAGGAGTCACGGGGGCACCCCGAGGGGAAGTTCCCTTCCGATCTTCGACCTGCAGGTAGCGGGCTACCTCCTGGCGCCCGACGAGGGGACGCCCACCCTGCCCAAGCTGTTCGCACGATACCTTCCCGCGGCCGTGGGTGCCGAGGAAGGAGAAACGCCGGAGGACAAGGCGGCAGGGGACGCCGAAGCGCTCCTGTCGCTGGGGATCCTTCTCGATGCGAAGCTGTCAGAGGCCGGGCTCACGCAGATCTTCCGCGACGTCGACATGCCCCTTTTGCCTGTGCTTTACCGGATGGAGACCGCCGGGATCCGGATAGACGCGGAGATCTTCCGGAACCTTTCGGTGGTGCTCGCCGAGGGGGTCCGGGAGATCGAACAGAAGGTCGCCCGGATCGCCGGGGCCGATTTCAACATCAACTCCCCCAAGCAACTGGCTTTCCTGCTGTTCGAGAAGCTCGGTCTTCCGCCGGTGAAAAGGACCAAAACCGGCTACTCCACCGACGTGGAGGTCCTGGAGCGGCTCAAAAGCGCCCACGAGATCCCCGCGCTGGTCCTCGAGTACCGCACGCTCGCCAAGATCAAATCCACTTACGTGGACGTCCTGCCGGGGATGGTCGACCCTCGCGACGGACGGATCCACACGACGTTCCATCAGACCCAGGCCGCCACCGGTCGCCTCTCTTCGTCCGACCCGAACCTCCAGAACATCCCCATCCGCACCGAGCTGGGCATGCGCATCCGGGAGGGGTTCGTCGCGGAGTCGGGATTCCTCTTCGTGGGCGCCGACTACTCCCAGGTAGAGCTGCGCCTCCTGGCCCACCTGAGCGGCGACGCTACTCTTACCCGGGGGTTCCTGAAAGGGGAGGACATCCATACCGACACGGCCTGCGGCGTCTTCGGCGTCTCTCCTTCCGAGGTCACCCCCGAGCTTCGTCGGCGTGCCAAAGTGATCAACTTCGGTATCTTGTACGGGATGAGCCCGTTCGGCCTCTCCCGGGAGCTGGGGATCGGGGGGAGGGAGGCGAAGCAGTACATCGACCAATACTTCATCCGCTACCCCGGTGTGCGGGACTACATCGAGCGGGTCAAGGAGGAGGCGAGGAAGGACGGCTACGTCCGGACGATCCTTGGGCGGCGCCGGTACCTGCGGGACATCAACTCCCGGAACAAGGTCCTGCGGGAGGCGGCGGAGCGGATGGCGATCAATGCCCCGATCCAGGGGAGCGCCGCGGACATCATCAAGCTGGCGATGATCCGCATCGACCGGGAATTCCGGGAGCGGAAGATGGGGGCCCGGCTGGTCCTCCAGGTCCACGACGAGCTCATTACCGAGGCCCCGGACCGGGAAGCGGGCGAAACCGGGAGGATCGTGCGCGACGCGATGGTGGGGGCGGCCTCCTTGTCGGTCCCCCTGACCGTCTCTCTCAGCCGGGGGAAAAACTGGGGGGAAATCCATTGA